The following proteins are co-located in the Sulfitobacter guttiformis genome:
- a CDS encoding hydantoinase/oxoprolinase family protein has protein sequence MPSSDMIFDPSYAVAVDIGGTFTDISLLDRTSGRVWRAKTPSTPADPSQAFMTGVNAVLNDAGIDASVLDQVLHGTTVATNMILENKGAKTALVTTRGFRHVLEIGRQDIPRHANLFTWVKPRRPVPAARIHEIDERIGTGGIVMKPLDEESVARVAEAIRAQNVEAVAICLIHAYANADHEVRVTQLLRDALPGVDVTCSTDVLPVVREFERSLATVLNAGVMPGVSTYVERLENRLAEAKVSSPLLLMQSNGGVAGTAAIRTAPALTALSGPAAGVVGACDVAGACGIKDIITVDIGGTSADICLIRDGVVGLTQSGKVGNWPLSLPMVDMVTIGAGGGSIAQVADETLAVGPHSAGARPGPAAYGHGGTQATVTDAHVALGHLPVSLLGGEMSLDQEAALRVVDDNVAGPLKLSRHAAARGILAIMNNNMVGAVRTVSVERGHDPRDFTLVPFGGAGPLHGVALAELLGIKQVMVPPAPGLLCADGLLAADLKAEFSRALPTPGPIDQAMGDKIASELVQNATVWLEQEGIPDARRDIQTRALLRFYGQGGEIAVDWADTPEQTEARFKQAHEALYGFVLDTQVELVTLRIEAAGRTVPSPRPDLEPGQAPAAMQSQMVHWESGDVETPIYDRATLPAGSTLDGPAVITQLDTTTIIPPGWRATVHPSAALLLKRITS, from the coding sequence ATGCCCTCGTCTGATATGATATTTGATCCGTCCTATGCCGTTGCTGTTGATATCGGCGGCACGTTCACGGATATTTCGCTGCTTGATCGCACATCGGGTCGGGTGTGGCGCGCAAAAACCCCTTCGACGCCGGCCGATCCTTCGCAGGCCTTTATGACAGGTGTAAATGCGGTGCTGAACGACGCGGGCATCGATGCATCTGTTCTGGATCAGGTGCTGCATGGTACAACAGTCGCCACCAACATGATCCTCGAAAACAAGGGCGCCAAGACCGCGCTAGTGACCACACGCGGCTTTCGTCACGTTCTAGAAATCGGGCGTCAGGATATTCCGCGGCACGCAAACCTGTTCACATGGGTAAAGCCGCGTCGCCCGGTTCCGGCAGCACGGATCCATGAGATCGACGAGCGGATCGGTACCGGCGGCATCGTGATGAAGCCTCTAGACGAAGAAAGTGTTGCGCGGGTAGCGGAGGCGATCCGTGCACAGAACGTGGAGGCTGTCGCGATCTGTCTGATTCATGCCTATGCGAATGCTGACCACGAGGTGCGGGTAACCCAATTGCTTCGCGACGCTTTGCCCGGTGTTGATGTGACCTGTTCGACCGATGTCCTGCCCGTTGTGCGGGAGTTCGAGCGCAGTCTCGCAACGGTCCTTAACGCGGGCGTAATGCCCGGAGTGTCGACCTATGTGGAGCGGTTGGAAAATCGGTTGGCGGAGGCAAAGGTTTCATCACCGCTGTTGCTGATGCAGTCAAACGGAGGTGTTGCTGGAACAGCGGCGATTCGCACGGCGCCCGCGCTTACCGCGCTGTCAGGACCCGCTGCGGGTGTCGTCGGCGCATGCGATGTTGCTGGTGCCTGCGGGATCAAGGATATCATCACTGTCGATATCGGCGGTACATCTGCTGACATCTGTCTTATCCGTGACGGTGTTGTGGGTCTGACCCAATCAGGAAAAGTGGGGAACTGGCCGCTGTCTCTGCCCATGGTTGATATGGTAACCATTGGCGCGGGTGGTGGATCCATTGCGCAGGTTGCAGATGAGACATTGGCGGTTGGTCCACATTCTGCCGGTGCACGGCCGGGGCCCGCAGCCTACGGTCATGGGGGAACACAGGCGACTGTTACGGATGCCCACGTCGCTTTGGGGCATTTACCGGTGAGCCTGCTTGGTGGAGAAATGTCATTGGATCAGGAGGCTGCGCTTAGAGTAGTTGATGACAATGTGGCCGGCCCCTTGAAACTTAGCAGGCACGCCGCCGCTCGCGGTATCCTTGCGATCATGAACAACAATATGGTCGGGGCGGTCCGTACCGTATCTGTCGAGCGCGGTCATGATCCGCGTGATTTCACGCTGGTGCCGTTTGGCGGGGCTGGCCCCTTGCACGGTGTTGCGCTGGCTGAACTTCTGGGGATCAAGCAGGTGATGGTGCCGCCCGCGCCAGGGCTGTTATGTGCGGATGGCCTCCTTGCGGCCGATCTCAAGGCGGAGTTTAGCCGAGCGCTGCCCACGCCCGGTCCTATTGATCAAGCAATGGGCGACAAAATCGCGAGTGAATTAGTCCAGAACGCAACCGTATGGCTGGAGCAAGAGGGCATCCCAGATGCGCGCCGCGACATTCAGACACGCGCACTGCTACGGTTTTACGGGCAGGGCGGTGAGATTGCAGTGGATTGGGCAGATACGCCGGAGCAGACGGAGGCGCGATTCAAGCAGGCGCACGAGGCGCTTTATGGTTTTGTTCTCGATACGCAGGTCGAGCTGGTAACGCTGCGAATCGAGGCGGCAGGGCGCACTGTTCCTTCTCCACGGCCCGACCTTGAGCCAGGCCAAGCACCTGCGGCGATGCAATCGCAAATGGTGCATTGGGAGAGCGGTGACGTGGAGACGCCAATTTATGACCGTGCAACATTGCCTGCCGGATCAACGCTGGACGGACCTGCGGTCATAACGCAACTGGACACCACAACAATCATTCCACCCGGATGGCGCGCAACCGTTCATCCCTCTGCGGCCTTGCTGTTGAAAAGGATAACATCATGA
- a CDS encoding hydantoinase B/oxoprolinase family protein: MNEQSAMKAQSGEVCDPVSLEIIRGAIAAAQSEMEALIERTAISAFIREKKDFYTALFDGDGTMAVGSMVPIFGDMTRPVLEKYPAETMQPGDVYWYNDCYGSYGAISHSNDQVLLAPVFREGRICAFVMSWAHFADIGGLRPGSISPDATDIFQEGVMIPVTKMIDAGKVNQAVLDIFHRNSRFPEQSIGDMRALMASVDLGTKRVGEILDRFGPAMMADALKQLLSRTRRLVRTKLAETFAYGTHKFTDAIDSDGQGHGPFKMRFALTREKAENGEDRFIFDARESDDQAPGPINYLMNKGVPGMALGLFYLGGDPSQVCNAGGPNALDEVLFREGSFLQPKYPAPLGLRGLTAMRMISAMCGLLNTGGGDAPAANSAYVVNIMRGHFRNKAGDLEPYLLADGIGVGYGARATADGIDAVYFVAQENYPVEFLEAGYPVTMHGYGIVPDSGGAGKHRGGCGIIREYEILAETTMCAIRIDGVQNPPWGIDGGRSGRSGVAIVNPGTADEVVLNPLSDGNMLKKGDILRIETGGGGGHGHPYDRPAERVLEDVLDGFVTVDAARDLYGVVIIGDEIDDAATRTCRADRPETGRFYRQEYVDALV; encoded by the coding sequence ATGAATGAACAATCTGCCATGAAGGCGCAGAGCGGCGAGGTTTGCGATCCTGTCTCGCTTGAAATAATCAGAGGCGCGATTGCTGCTGCGCAGTCCGAAATGGAGGCGTTGATAGAACGCACTGCCATCTCTGCATTTATCCGCGAAAAGAAGGACTTTTATACTGCGCTTTTTGATGGGGACGGGACGATGGCCGTTGGATCAATGGTGCCGATTTTCGGTGATATGACCCGTCCGGTGCTGGAGAAATATCCTGCAGAAACCATGCAGCCTGGCGATGTCTATTGGTACAATGATTGCTACGGCTCTTATGGTGCTATTTCGCATTCCAATGATCAGGTGCTACTGGCGCCGGTGTTTCGGGAAGGCCGGATATGTGCATTTGTGATGAGCTGGGCACATTTTGCTGACATCGGTGGTCTGCGCCCCGGCTCGATTAGTCCTGATGCAACGGATATCTTTCAGGAAGGGGTTATGATCCCGGTCACTAAAATGATTGATGCGGGCAAGGTCAATCAGGCAGTCCTTGATATTTTTCACCGCAATTCGCGGTTCCCCGAGCAAAGTATCGGCGACATGCGCGCGCTGATGGCGTCCGTCGATCTGGGCACGAAACGCGTGGGTGAGATCCTTGACCGTTTCGGACCTGCAATGATGGCCGATGCCCTAAAGCAGTTGTTGAGCCGGACGCGCCGTCTGGTGCGGACAAAGCTGGCGGAGACGTTTGCCTATGGGACCCATAAATTCACGGATGCGATCGATAGCGACGGTCAGGGCCATGGCCCGTTCAAAATGCGCTTTGCGCTGACCCGCGAGAAGGCTGAAAACGGCGAAGACCGGTTCATCTTCGATGCCCGCGAGAGCGACGATCAGGCCCCCGGTCCGATCAACTATTTGATGAACAAGGGTGTACCGGGCATGGCGCTTGGTCTTTTCTACCTAGGGGGCGATCCTTCGCAGGTTTGTAACGCGGGCGGTCCCAATGCATTGGACGAGGTGCTGTTTCGTGAGGGATCATTCCTGCAACCGAAATATCCCGCACCCCTTGGCCTTAGGGGATTGACGGCGATGCGGATGATTTCTGCGATGTGCGGCTTGCTCAACACCGGTGGTGGCGATGCACCTGCTGCCAATTCAGCGTATGTAGTCAACATCATGCGCGGTCATTTCCGCAACAAGGCAGGGGATCTGGAGCCTTATCTGTTGGCGGATGGTATCGGCGTCGGATATGGCGCACGCGCTACGGCAGACGGTATCGACGCGGTCTATTTTGTTGCTCAGGAGAATTACCCGGTCGAGTTTCTTGAGGCGGGGTATCCCGTCACGATGCATGGCTACGGGATTGTGCCTGATTCAGGTGGCGCGGGAAAGCATCGCGGCGGTTGTGGCATTATACGCGAATATGAAATCCTTGCTGAGACGACAATGTGCGCCATCCGCATCGACGGTGTGCAAAACCCCCCTTGGGGCATCGACGGCGGTCGCTCTGGTCGCTCGGGTGTCGCAATCGTGAATCCCGGTACAGCAGACGAGGTTGTTCTCAACCCGCTGTCGGACGGGAATATGCTCAAAAAAGGCGACATCCTGCGGATCGAAACGGGCGGCGGAGGCGGTCATGGCCACCCCTACGACCGTCCGGCGGAGCGTGTCCTTGAAGATGTGCTAGACGGATTTGTAACGGTGGATGCCGCCCGTGACCTTTATGGCGTTGTTATCATCGGAGACGAAATCGACGATGCAGCCACCCGCACATGTCGTGCCGACCGCCCCGAAACGGGCCGCTTTTACCGTCAGGAGTATGTTGATGCCCTCGTCTGA
- a CDS encoding NADPH:quinone reductase, which produces MRAAHYTATGPAAEVLELIHLPDPVPDTGEVLVRVHASGINPADVKRRAGWNGMQMAHPSVIPHCDGAGVIVSVGEGVSHGRIGERVWLWNAQGGYGEAGRAFGTAAELIALPAAQAVRLPDTLDFAAGACLGVPGLTAWLLVLADGPVAGKTLLVQGAAGAVGHMAVQIALFCGADVIAVVGSDAGAAHVRTLADIPVINRHTEDVASCVRTLTNGAGANRIIEVDLAANLDTDIACLRAHGMIASYSCSSNPEPILPYYKLADLGAMIRFVQGFRLTQDQRSSANAVLATLAEAGALVPHIGAKFPLSDIARAHERVEGGALGQVVLTLGTSDEGACNE; this is translated from the coding sequence ATGCGCGCCGCACATTATACTGCTACCGGCCCAGCGGCAGAGGTGCTTGAGTTGATTCATCTGCCTGATCCGGTGCCCGATACCGGTGAGGTACTGGTGCGTGTGCATGCGTCCGGGATCAACCCCGCCGACGTTAAGCGCCGCGCGGGATGGAACGGGATGCAGATGGCGCATCCTTCGGTAATTCCCCATTGTGATGGCGCAGGTGTGATTGTGAGTGTGGGCGAGGGTGTGAGCCATGGCCGCATCGGTGAGCGGGTCTGGCTGTGGAACGCGCAAGGCGGCTATGGTGAGGCGGGCCGCGCTTTTGGTACAGCCGCAGAGCTCATTGCATTACCTGCGGCCCAAGCGGTGCGGCTGCCCGATACCCTCGATTTCGCAGCAGGCGCATGCCTTGGTGTGCCTGGACTGACAGCGTGGCTTTTGGTGCTTGCGGATGGTCCTGTGGCCGGAAAGACGCTGCTGGTGCAGGGGGCGGCGGGTGCTGTTGGCCATATGGCGGTTCAAATTGCCCTTTTTTGTGGGGCAGATGTGATCGCAGTTGTTGGATCAGATGCAGGCGCGGCCCACGTCCGCACGCTGGCCGACATCCCCGTGATCAACCGCCATACCGAAGACGTGGCATCGTGTGTGCGTACTCTGACGAATGGTGCGGGTGCCAACCGTATCATTGAGGTTGATCTGGCCGCAAATCTCGACACTGATATTGCTTGTCTACGCGCTCATGGGATGATCGCCTCCTATTCGTGCTCATCTAATCCGGAGCCGATCTTGCCGTATTACAAGCTAGCCGATCTAGGTGCTATGATCCGTTTTGTGCAGGGATTTCGCCTGACGCAGGATCAGCGCAGTTCAGCGAATGCAGTCCTTGCCACCCTTGCCGAAGCTGGCGCGCTTGTGCCGCATATCGGCGCAAAATTTCCCCTGTCCGACATCGCCCGCGCCCATGAGAGGGTCGAAGGCGGTGCCCTTGGTCAGGTGGTTCTAACCCTTGGAACGAGTGATGAAGGAGCATGCAATGAATGA
- a CDS encoding ABC transporter ATP-binding protein, whose translation MNTPLVEVENAQLHYKVGSAVSSMLGIPSVVKAVDGISFKLYKGESVGLLGESGCGKTSMGRLLVKLEDVTGGSARFDGAEISELKGEELRRFRSRSQMIFQNPFDAVNPRYSIEKTMAEPLGNAGIPKVEWRERIIKALELVRLAEPVQYLDRYPHQLSGGQLQRVVMARALILGPDFVVADEPVSMLDVSVRAGVLNVFRDVRDKLGLTAIYISHDLALVRYVCERTIVMYLGRIMEDGPTEEIVREPLHPYTQALVAAVPTPKADQSHDPLPIGRGAPDPRNPPSGCVFRDRCPKAFDRCAADVPLPQKIGNRDVACHLFDGTA comes from the coding sequence ATGAACACGCCGCTTGTCGAGGTCGAAAACGCGCAACTTCATTACAAGGTCGGGTCCGCAGTCTCATCAATGTTGGGCATCCCGTCGGTGGTGAAGGCCGTCGACGGAATAAGCTTCAAGCTTTACAAGGGTGAAAGCGTCGGATTGCTGGGCGAAAGTGGGTGTGGAAAGACATCTATGGGCCGCCTGCTCGTAAAGCTGGAAGATGTCACAGGTGGATCAGCTCGCTTTGACGGTGCTGAGATTTCCGAATTGAAAGGGGAAGAGTTGCGCAGGTTCCGTTCGCGCAGCCAGATGATATTCCAGAATCCGTTTGATGCGGTAAATCCGCGCTATTCGATCGAAAAGACGATGGCCGAACCGCTGGGCAATGCCGGTATTCCAAAAGTGGAATGGCGCGAACGCATTATCAAGGCACTGGAACTTGTCCGGCTCGCAGAGCCCGTGCAGTATCTTGACCGCTATCCGCACCAGCTTTCAGGTGGGCAATTGCAGCGGGTTGTTATGGCCCGCGCTTTGATCCTCGGGCCGGATTTTGTCGTCGCAGACGAGCCTGTTTCGATGCTGGACGTGTCGGTCCGTGCGGGGGTGCTCAATGTCTTTCGAGACGTGCGTGACAAGCTGGGACTGACGGCGATTTATATAAGCCATGATCTGGCGCTGGTGCGGTATGTTTGTGAACGGACGATTGTGATGTATCTGGGCAGGATCATGGAGGATGGCCCGACCGAAGAAATCGTGCGCGAGCCATTGCATCCCTATACGCAAGCATTGGTTGCCGCTGTTCCAACGCCAAAAGCAGACCAGAGCCATGACCCGCTGCCCATCGGTCGCGGTGCTCCTGATCCGCGAAATCCACCCTCGGGATGTGTGTTCAGGGACCGTTGCCCAAAAGCGTTTGACCGCTGCGCCGCTGATGTGCCTCTGCCGCAAAAGATCGGCAATCGTGACGTGGCATGCCACTTGTTTGATGGTACCGCCTGA
- a CDS encoding ABC transporter ATP-binding protein: protein MSDNLLSVKDLSIAYTVPGVDIVAVSRATFDVPKGSIVGLVGESGCGKTTMARAFTRIISDNAKITGGSMMFDGQDLVSLPEKAMNALRWRDIAFVPQSAMNSLDPVYRVEYQLNEVLRGRGGMNRAQARARAVELFEMVGIEANRLRDFPHQFSGGMRQRVAIALALALNPKLIVADEPVTALDVIVQRQILDQMRDLQRELGISIIMVTHDISVVAYICDRTVVMYAGEVVEDCDTATLLSEPLHPYTMGLKNAFPDIASAGSGTLTPISGAPPDLASPPSGCRFAARCPFATDHCRAVSPQLEILAPGHSVACHRAHEAPQLREQAAQPQTWGELV, encoded by the coding sequence ATGAGCGATAATCTCCTTTCCGTTAAAGACCTTTCCATCGCTTACACAGTGCCGGGCGTCGATATCGTCGCCGTATCGCGTGCCACGTTCGATGTGCCTAAGGGCTCAATCGTGGGTTTGGTGGGTGAAAGCGGGTGCGGCAAAACCACGATGGCGCGGGCATTCACGCGTATCATTTCCGACAATGCAAAAATCACTGGCGGCAGTATGATGTTTGATGGTCAGGACCTCGTTAGCCTGCCCGAAAAGGCGATGAACGCGCTGCGTTGGCGTGATATCGCATTTGTACCGCAATCGGCGATGAACTCACTCGATCCCGTATACCGCGTCGAATATCAGCTCAATGAGGTACTGCGCGGCAGAGGTGGCATGAACCGAGCGCAGGCTCGTGCGCGTGCTGTTGAATTATTTGAGATGGTCGGCATCGAGGCAAATAGGCTGCGTGATTTTCCGCACCAGTTTTCAGGCGGCATGCGCCAGCGGGTCGCGATAGCCCTCGCACTTGCGCTGAACCCCAAGCTCATCGTGGCGGACGAGCCTGTGACCGCGCTCGATGTGATCGTGCAGCGCCAGATTCTGGACCAGATGCGTGATCTTCAGCGCGAGTTGGGTATTTCAATTATAATGGTCACACACGATATTTCTGTTGTGGCCTACATCTGCGACCGGACGGTGGTGATGTACGCCGGAGAAGTGGTTGAGGATTGCGATACAGCAACGCTTTTGTCCGAGCCGCTGCACCCGTACACAATGGGTCTTAAAAATGCCTTTCCCGATATTGCCAGCGCAGGCTCGGGCACTTTGACCCCGATCAGTGGTGCGCCACCCGACCTTGCCAGTCCGCCCTCCGGCTGCCGCTTTGCTGCGCGATGCCCTTTTGCCACCGATCACTGTCGGGCTGTTTCCCCGCAATTGGAAATTCTTGCGCCGGGGCATTCGGTGGCATGCCACCGCGCACATGAAGCCCCGCAATTGCGCGAACAGGCGGCGCAACCTCAAACATGGGGGGAGTTGGTATGA